One segment of Acropora muricata isolate sample 2 chromosome 8, ASM3666990v1, whole genome shotgun sequence DNA contains the following:
- the LOC136926773 gene encoding uncharacterized protein yields the protein MGSPLGPLLANAFMCSIEETLEHEGKMPTYYKRFVDDTLTIMPNKTSADNFLDILNQCHSSNKFTMETESNSMLPFLGTQLLNKHTRVETKVYVKPTNTGLLLHYKSHVDDRYKRGLLKTMLDRAYRLSSNWHYFFEECDRLKLVFSRLKYPDNLVNSTISRFVAARASDQPVSSPAVSDRLDPIRVVLPFKDQASADIVRAQLKDLSHKIQTTVQHVFVSQKI from the coding sequence ATGGGCTCCCCCCTTGGTCCTCTGTTAGCCAACGCTTTTATGTGCAGCATTGAAGAAACCCTGGAGCATGAAGGCAAGATGCCCACGTATTACAAGAGATTTGTCGACGACACTTTGACCATTATGCCAAACAAAACATCAGCGGACAATTTCCTCGACATTTTAAACCAGTGCCATTCCTCTAATAAGTTCACCATGGAGACGGAGAGTAATAGCATGCTTCCTTTTTTGGGCACCCAGCTGCTCAATAAACACACACGTGTTGAGACTAAGGTGTACGTTAAACCGACAAATACAGGCCTCCTTCTACATTACAAGAGCCATGTGGATGACCGATACAAACGTGGATTATTAAAAACTATGCTTGATCGTGCATATCGACTTTCATCCAATTGGCATTATTTCTTTGAAGAATGCGATCGACTGAAATTAGTGTTTTCTCGACTAAAATATCCTGACAATCTTGTTAACTCTACCATTTCGCGGTTTGTTGCCGCCAGAGCATCTGATCAACCTGTTTCTTCACCTGCTGTCAGCGATCGATTGGACCCCATTCGTGTTGTCCTACCGTTTAAAGATCAGGCATCAGCTGATATTGTTCGCGCCCAACTTAAAGATTTAAGTCACAAGATTCAGACTACCGTACAACATGTATTTGTTAGCCAGAAGATATAA